The genomic interval GGCCTTTTCAGCTTTCCCAAGTGTTCTGGTGACTTCTGTCTGAAATGAACACCCTGCTCCTAATATTGGGCACATAACTGGACAACAGTCATCACACCTGTAAAATAGAAACTGAGGGCTGAGCAGACCCAAGTGTGCTGACGTTACCATTAACGTGTGTCTCCGCTACTCGGAAATTATGTCCCCTAAAACCATTTGGTGTCTAGGCCTCTATGCCCAAGACTAGAAAAAAGCCTTCAGGAGTAGTAGTTGGAAGAACATAACCTATAAAAATCTTTATACTCAGGTTTTGATCCTCCAAATCCATGTGTTAAAGTAATCATGACAACGTTGTTTCCTTTGAGAATCTGTTTTTATTCATGTTGATTTCTCGTGTTACTTTCTCAAGCCTCTAAGGGGATCTGATTAATTGTATTTCCAGGGAATTAAAGAGAAATCATGAAGGGGCATGTGTGTCCAGACCAGGAACATGGCGCAGTGTGGCCCTGGGCAGCGAAGGGGAAGGTGGCCGCCCAGCTATTCCCACTGCTCTTTTAAATTCAGACTTGGGCTCACTGGCCAGAATTGGTCATTGATACCATTCTGCGGGTTTGTGAGACAGAAGCTCTTAACAGTCAGGTTTTTAAGAGCAAATCATTCTAGGAATTCTATGAGTGTACTCAGGTGCCTCTTACATGATGGACTGGAGAATTCATTTATCTATAGAAAGCCCAGTAGGGGGAAAGGAAGTACCTGTGTTTATCCTGATTTATGTGGGGTTGAAGAGATCAGCCTTGGGCTCAAGGGTCTTCCCAGTGCATATGAACATTTGGTCCCACCCAGAAAGCCCTAGACGGTGCAGCCCAGCGGGCTTCCATGTGACTTCTTCCCTGTCCTTGGGTCTCAGGGCACAAGCAGCACCCAGTGCTACAACCCACTTTGTACAACCAGACATCAGCCGCCCCCTCCACCATCGCTAAAGTCTCTTCAGTGGTTCACCACCCTCCCCCATGGCAGATGCAGCTGGGGTGACCCAAGATCACTTCTGTAGGGCTCGACAGGTCAGTTAGGGACCTCTGAGAAACATCTGGTCTTTAAAGCAGATACTAGATGGTGTGTAGGGTGGGCCACGGTGGGGCCGTGAGCAGTAATTTGGGGAGTCCTACTTGGAAAAGAGTCAAATAAGGGATAGGCTCTGAGCTAGACCAGGGTACTTACGAACACAGCCCCCAGGGCAATGCTGGGGGAAATGCAAGGTAAGGAGAAAAGACATTTTGTCCATTCGGTGACAAACTAGGGCTAAAATCTAGATGTCCTCCATCACAGAGCTGAAtccaggagaaaaataatttatgagacgactttggttttttttattgaacaaatttattgagcacctacagtTTGCCAGTGTCTATCAAATGATAATAATCCAAGGGAGTCAGGATCTGCCAGTGGGTGTCGGGAGCTCTCCTGGATGAGGACGATGCTAGCAGTAGGTCAGAAAAGAGCTATGCCCTGTCTGTAGTGTCTCTGTGACTCCTCTATGGACTGACTGCCGCCTCAGACCACAGCATGGAGGGGAGCGCCTGAACGGGGTCTGTAGTgggcttccctctcctcctccccttgtGTTATAGGGACATCTTGCATTTTCTGCTTTGGAAAGGGGTCACTCAGTTTGGTAGGATAGACTGCTGGAtgcggggtgagggtggggggctgGGCTGTTCAGTGAGAAAAGGTGGACCAGAGCGCATCAGAGTTGGGCTCTGAAGCATCCGTAGGGGGTGCGTGTGAATGTACTGAACTAATAAGGGTCCTGATGAAGGGTGAAGACGGGAGGAGCCATCCATTTGGCTGTTGGTCCTCGCAGTGACTTGTGCTACTCCTGAGCTTGCCTCTGCTCCTTGGGGGCTGTGCAAACATCTCTGATTAGCATGTTGCTCTGCGTTATCAGATACTGGCTGTGAGTCACATTTCTGAGCAGAGGGTGGCCAGCCAGTGGCTTTCTAGGAACCATCTCTGCAGAAAGAAGCCCCACACTGCCCTGAGCGCTGTGGTTCTGTCGTCACCAGTGTGGCCCCAGGAGCACGTTTTCGAGGTCTCGGGCACCACAGCAGCAGAGGGCTGCAGACCTCCATCCTTTACCGTTGACTGTGGCTGAGATCTCAGATCAATCCCAGTCGAGCACGAGGTTAACAAACTAGGACTCTTGGGCCAAATCTCACCATACACCTGTTTTTGTATATTAAATTTTCTTGAAAGTCAGCCActcccattcatttacatatcatCCGTGACTGCTTTCACGCTGTAATTGACAAAGCTGGGTGGTTGGGACAGAGACCATACAGATGGCaaagtcaaaaatatttactctctagccctttaaaaataaagtttgctCATTCCTGGTCTAGAATTATAAAAGACTGAAGTCAGAGCAGAATATTGTCATTCGGAGTCCTAGAAAATCCAGAATGTTTGGAGTAGGCTGTAAAGTCCTCATTACAGGGACGTCAAAGACTTGAGGCTTCACCTCAAGTTTGATGACTGGTCATGGCTGCCTGGAGGGTTCTGTTGGAGAATTCTGAAGCTGGGTCAGGGCTGGTGTGGGCACTTCCAGGGCGGTGTAAACTGGGCCATGAGTAATTCAGGCAAGGAGCACCAGAGTGGGAAGTGAGCGAGGCGAGTCCACGCTCTTCCTCCCCAAAGGTGTTCAGCAACCAGGGACAGCTCGATGCTGTCCCCAGTGCCAGCACTTGGCACTGCTGAGGTTGGAATTGTAAACATACCCTTACTGGAGTGGGAGAGAGGTGAGATTTAGGTACTGTACATGCTGCAGCAGAAGCAGGCAGGAAAGGCCAAGGTCAGGCTGGAGTCCAGCTTTAGTGAAGGTGCCTATCTGCTCAGGCAGCACTGCTGGTTCAGGACAGCATTTCGTGTAAAGCTTCTCGTTTGGAGAAGAGGGGGTCATTTATCAATCGGTGCAATCAAAATGCCGGTTAAAACTGCTAggagttatttaaaaatgaaaaaggatgtgTGACAATGCGTGTTTCCTGGAGAAAGCAGTATAAAATGTGGCTCCAGTCacttatatagatatatatgtacagCCCTTAGGATTGTGgttttaaaaatggaagcatCTTAAGAATACTATGTCTAATATCCTACTAGTCTGTAACTCCAATGAACGATTCTTCCTTAGCGATCCAAAGAAATCCAGGCAGTGGAGTCTTCTGTTGACCTCCACTTGTTACAGTGAATGCATTGTTGAAAGGTGCTGGCAAATCTAGTTTTTGAAActcaaatcatattttaaatgcacCAAGAGTCTGTTACTCGGGCTAAATCTTTACCAAGCACATTAGCCACTTTTGCATAAATCCAGATCCGACGTCATGTGGCATCAAAGTGAGGTATGACTGTAGTCTGGTATGTTTACTGTTTTATCAAGCTGACTCCTTTTACTGTAACAGTCCCTGGACATTTTCAGGGCCACTGCTCCCTGGTCAGATGGACACATACGGACACTCCAGTAAGGTGGGCATGAAGTTACTGTGCACTAATCTCATACAAGTCAGTCACTTGGTATCTTTCTCACGTCAACATTTTGGCTTTGTTTATCCTTCACAGCATGAAAAATTGCCAAATCAGCTCCAGCTGactaggttttcttttcatttcaaacaatTATATGAAGCATTTAAATAAGTGTGCTAAACCCGATCCCAAATGGAATTGAgtattcagaaaatatattttatgacttATGTTTGTGGAGAATTTATTTGCATAAAAATCCCAGTAGTTTTCCACCAAGTCCCGAGAAGTGTACCACCTCTCAAGTAGGGACAGATGGTGTTAAATGTGCTAACGACCCTGTGAGACAATTAGATTCTGGAGGGACCTGGGAAAGCGGGGCTGAGAATACGGGCGGCGCTTAGACCCCGGAGGATCAGGGGGACCTGAGGCTGTGGGTCTGAGCCAAGGGTAGAGAGTGTTCAGATGTAGAATTCCTCTGCGTCATTGTCCCTGGGGCGGCCCGGTGCTGGAGGTGGCGGGGCGCCTCTGAGAGTCTGCTGGGCGTCAGGAGTATCATGAGGGCGCTCCGGGGGTGACTCTGTGGGCGAGGAGGCGTCAGAAGTGGGGGGAGCGGCCGAGGAGCTggaaggccctttggtgaggaaagggagggcagcccaggaggtgTCTGTGGCCACCCCGCCCCCAGTGGGCAGGGGTCCCTCTCTGGAACCCCTGTGCTCTGACCAGAGGCTGTTGCATCTTTCCGGGGGGAGCGGGGTTTCTGCGGGGCTGCAGAACCTGCTGGGTGCTGAGTAGGCAGAGACTACAGACAGGTCGGAGGAGGAGAGCCGCAGCCCGGTGTCCACGTCCGTCTCCTGGGCCCCCTCTAAGTCATCGATGGGGTGGCCGTACCTCCGCTCCGCTGCCCTCTGCCCCGGGCTGCctggctttgaaaaccactgtGGTTGCGCAGATGAGGCCGGGGAGGGGTCTCCTGTGGGCAAACAGAACAAGGACTTGCTTCTCTGGAAAGaccaggggaggctgggagggctgcTGGCTCGTCTGGCAAATTCCTGTGTGTGCCCAGTGGGCAGGCTGGTCTCGTGGAGCCCCAGGTGTGAGGTGTCTGGCAGGGGCTGCGGGTTGCTGCCAGGGGTCTGGCTCGGGGCCGTGGCGCTTGGGGACAGCGTGGAACCAGGTTTCTGCTCTGAGGCGTGGTGAGCTCTGCTGGGTTTAGGACACTTTCTGTGCATCCGCTGTGCCTGCCGGAGTAAGGGGGCATGTCACATTAGCAGGACTGGGGGTCACCCAGGGACGGAGATTCACAGTTAAACACAGCATGAAATACTTTCTGATGATTGGAAACTCTCAGCAATGGCGCAATGAAGCATTACCAGAAAGTTCATTCTCCAGACTCtaaagcaaagagagagagagcagagcttGGGGGAATACGGATCAGACTTCTCAGTCTGAGGAGACATCCCAGAACccaggaggagaggcagccccTTGTCACCACAGGGAACAATACTTCTCCCAGGACACATGCAAGGACGCTCAACAGATTAGCCACAAGCACGAGGGCCTGGCTTAGCAGGATGGGGGATGTGAGAATTACCATTATGTGCAAAACGGATGCTTGAAGGGTTTGATTGCCTCCAACCAGAGCCCCACGGTTTGGAAATGCTGTTGGACGGGAGGATGGAAGGATCAGGGCGGGGCAGGCACAGACAATCTCAGACCAACCCGGGACTTTATTCCAGTGCACGAGAGATCATCAGGACACATCCCAGGGCTGGCCTGTGATTCAGGGCAGTAAATCTTCAATGAGTGAGGGACTCTCAGGAGATTAGCATTTATTTACTTGCAATTAGGAACCACCGACTCCTCTATTCTGGCTTTCAGAAACTTTCTGGGAAAGGGGGCAGCTGGCTACAGACTAACCCCACAGGTGCTGCACAGGGCTTGGACAAGCGGTTTCACCCTTAACACCTCATCCCTGTCCTCCTAGTCTCCCCGACCCTCCCTGCAGCTCCCCCGGAATCTGTTTCTGCTGCACAGACTGGGGTCCTCTCTTCCAATGTACATTCCCAATGCAGATTCTCCCCCTGGTCTGGCTCACTGAGCCTGCAGGCCAACTTGACTATGCAAAGTTTCAGCTAAACCATGAATTTGGAGACAGTGGGTCTGGCTGTATTTCCTGTCAGATCACCTGATTTATGAATCCCTGAAATAAGGAAAGAGTTCTGAGTGCAATTTACTATAAGGGACGCTTCCTGGCTCCCAGCAGACTATGACACACTGGCCCTTCCCTCGATAGCAAACGCCCTGCCTCCCTGTTAAACAGGAGCCTGGTTTCCCCACAGCCACTTGGGAAGTTTTGTTCAACGTCATACACACTTGTTTGTACCTATTACAGGCAAAAGGAGGGGAAACTACAGGGAAGGCTGTCTTCAACCACCTGAAACTTTTATTTCATGGATAGGAGACAAAAGGAGTCAGACAAGAGGGTGACAATAGGTACGACAGTGGGACTGGGAGGGAGAGACCACGCTACCCCGCTCACATGGGAGCAGAGGAGTCTTCAGTGGTGGTGGCCCCACAGGTGAGACTTGGGGATGATCAGCTGCTGTCCTAGTGGATGAGGTGGAGAGGGGGCCGTGTTGGAGAGAGAGGCCAAGACAGAAACTGACAGGTAAGCAAGGGACTTGTGGGGGCGAGGGACAAGCAGTTTGGCTTGATTAGAGTCTACGTGCAGGAAGAGCAGTGCTGGGAAGTCAGGTGGGGAACGGAGTCTAGTGTTGGTTGAGGAGGCCCCAGCACCTGGTAAGATACCCACATACTTATCCTTCTGCTGCGGTCATATTTGGTCTTAATTACGTTTTTTCCCATATGACAATtcctttcattgatttctttaattaatttactttggggggagtgtaattaggtttattttcaatggaggtactagggcttgaccccaggacctcgtgcatgctaagcatgcactctgccaattgagctataccctccccttcattGATTTCTAAGCTCTTTCTTTGTCTAATTCCAGATATCTCTTAATCCTATGAACAGACTAATTGACTCATTTTTTTAGTTGACATTAACTGTGGGTCTTTTATGGAGAGCTCCTCAACTGgtgtgttttcttaatttctctttctgataatttgctattagtgtatagaaatacaacagattttaatatatttctatatcctgcaactttactggaTTTATTGGTTCAAACAGTTTCCTAGCACAGGCTTTTggattttctttatataatattaatttcatctgcaaacagtgacggttttcctttctttctgattttaatggcttttatatctttttatggCCTAATTGCCCTGGTTAGGATTtgcaatactatgttgaataaaaatggtgagttAGAATCCTTATCTTGCTTCTGATCATAGAGGTAAAGCTTTCAGCTTtccaccactgagtatgatgttagctgtgggcttattatatatggcctttattatgaaagcttttttcataaatgaatgttgaattttgtcaaatgcattttctccGTCTAttgaaataattgtatttttatctttcattttgatAACACGTGTATCACATTGATGGAAGATGTTGaaccttgcatccctggaataaatcccatttgaaCATGGTGTACCATctctttaatgtatttttgagtcagtttgctaacattttgttgaggacttttgcatctatgttcatcagggatactgacctgtaattttcttttcttgtgctgTCCTTGTCTggatttggtatcagggtaatgctggccttgtgaAAAGactttggaagtgttccctcctcttctactttttggaagagtttgagaaagctcggcattaatttttttctgtaaatatttggtaaaatccactagtgaagccatctagtcctggacttGTTTGTTGGGAGGCTCCTGATTGCTAATTCAGCCTCCTTACTAGTATTTGATCTGTTCGGGTTTTCTATTTGTTGataattcagtcttggtagggTGTATGttcctaggaatttatccatttcctttaggttgtccaatttgttggcatttaATAGTTCAGTTGtcttttatgatcctttgtatttttgtgttaTCCATTTTAacctttcctctttcatttctgattttgagtcccctctttttcttggtgagtctagctaaaggtttgtcaattttattatcttttcaaagaaccagctcttagagTCTAAAAAGACAAGATTGATaaaactatttcatttatttctactgtgATTTTTGTTATTGCCTCCCTTCTACTAAATTTGAGCTTCTTTGTTCTATTTCTAGGTACTTGTGGTATAAAGAAAGGTTGTTAATTTGAGAGcttttttgtttctctatgtAGGCATTTATCGCTATGAACTCCcctcttagaactacttttgctaTATCCCATAAGTCtggtatgttgtatttccatttttatttatcacaaggtatttttttctcttttgatttcttctttgacccattggttgttcagtagcatgtttaatcttcacatgtgaattttctagttttcttcttgCAATtatagtttcataccattgtggcaagaaaagatgcttgatatattttcagctgtcttaaatttattaagacttgttttgtggcctaatgtATGGTCTATCATGGAGAAGGTTCCATGTGTCCTTGAGAAGAacgtgtattctgttgcttttgaatGGAATCTGCATAATCTGTTAAGTCCTCTGggctaatgtgtcatttaaggccagtgtttcctgattttctgtctggatgacctATCCATTGGTGAGTGTGGAGTATTAAAGTCTCCTGTTAATACTGTATTGTTGTCTATTTCtctttatgtttgttaatatttgctttatatatttaggcatTTCTATGTTGGGGACATGGCTATTTTcaaatgttatatcctcttgttggATTCATCCCTTTATCATTACAAAATGACCTTGTCCCTTATTATAGTCTTTTTCTTAAAGttaattttgtctgatataaatatacccaccccagctttcttttggtttttatttgcttggaatgtctttttccatcccttcacttttagTCTCTGTGTGTCCTTACATCTGACTTGACtgtcttgtaggcagcatatggatgcatccttttttttttttttaaatgcattcagccactctgtcttttgctTGGAGCattcagtccatttacatttaaagtgattattaatAGGTATGTaattattgtcattttgttaattattttcaggctgttttgtaattcctttgttccttcttttttttgttctctttctttgtaATTTGAACAGTCTGTTTTAACCTGATAACAACTCAAGTGTGAGAAAGCACTCTAAAGCTCTACGTTTTTCACATTTTGATGCCACAGTTTACACCTTTAATCTATGTAACCATTAATAAATTATTGTAATTAGTTATTTTACTACATTGTCTTTTAACCTTAATGCTAGTTTATAAGTGATTAACCCATCACATTTAAAACATTAGATTATATTGAATTTTACTATAAATTTACCTTTACCAATGAGATTCATACTTTcatgtttttgttattaattagCATCCTTTTGTTTCAGCTTAAAGTAcccttaatatttcttgtaaggtTGTTCTAGGGGTACTGAACTCCTTTAgtaatatagatatatattatatatatatctatattatatatagatataaaatatatttctactgaagtatagtcagtttatagtcAGTTgtgtgagtagtattccattgtataaatataccacagcttctttatccagttatctgttgatggacatttaggttgtttccatgtcttggctattgtaaatagtgctgctatgcacattggggtgcatatgtctttttgaattaaggttccctctggatatatgcccaggagtgggattcctgggtcataatttaagtctatttttagtcttttgaggaatctccatgctgttttccacagtggctgcaccaaactacattgccaacagtggaggagggttcccttttctccacagcctctccagcatttttcatttgtggactttttgaatgatggccattctgactggtgtgaggtgatacctcattgtagttttgatttgcgtttctctgataattagcaatattgagcatttgttcatgtgcctgttggccatttgtatgtcttcattggagagttgcttctttaggtctgcccatttttggattgggtttgttttgttgttgttgttaagttgtatgagctgtttatatactctggaaattaagcccttgtcagtctcatcttttgcaaagattttctcccattctgtaggctgtcattttgttttgcttatggtttcctttgctgtacaaaagcttctaagtttaattaggtcccatttgtttatttttgcttttatttatatttcttgggtagactgccctaggagaatgcTGCTGAGgtttatgtcaaataatgttttgcctatgttttcttctaagagttttatagtgtcttgtcttatgtttaagtctttaagccattttgagttgatttttgtgtatggtatgaggaatattctaacttcattgatatacctgcagctgtccagttttcccaacagcatttgctgaagagactgtctttactccattgtatattcttgcctcctttttgaacattagttgaccaaaagtttgtgggtttatttctgagctctctattctgttccattgatccatgtctgttttcatcccaggg from Camelus bactrianus isolate YW-2024 breed Bactrian camel chromosome 14, ASM4877302v1, whole genome shotgun sequence carries:
- the FAM124A gene encoding protein FAM124A isoform X3 — translated: MTAWTRAPRPEGELSVEEAQDPFLVSIHIIADPGQSQPLQEAIDKVLAWIHPDLRLFRVSERRAPRRRRKAPKAAQPALAVVLFLQEEYGEEQILQLHRTLQRPPWRHHHTERVPSRFLPYLPCSQDFFTLAPGTPLWAIRPVHYGREIVRFTIYCRHDNYADILKFYELILRRSPSQRKTDFCIFPVFSNLDVDIQFSLKRLPRDQAPVPTDSSVLEFRVKDIGELVPLLPNPCSPISEGRWQTEDHDGNKILLQAQRMHRKCPKPSRAHHASEQKPGSTLSPSATAPSQTPGSNPQPLPDTSHLGLHETSLPTGHTQEFARRASSPPSLPWSFQRSKSLFCLPTGDPSPASSAQPQWFSKPGSPGQRAAERRYGHPIDDLEGAQETDVDTGLRLSSSDLSVVSAYSAPSRFCSPAETPLPPERCNSLWSEHRGSREGPLPTGGGVATDTSWAALPFLTKGPSSSSAAPPTSDASSPTESPPERPHDTPDAQQTLRGAPPPPAPGRPRDNDAEEFYI